Proteins from a single region of Crassaminicella profunda:
- the rfaD gene encoding ADP-glyceromanno-heptose 6-epimerase, whose translation MILITGGSGFIGSNIIEAFNKEGICDILVADQLDSTNKWKNIANKNIADYIDKDSLFKKIKEENIQVVIHMGACTNTMESDAKQMLKDNYDFSKNLWKYCAEKKIKFIYASSASIYGDGSFGFTENINLNKVTPLNPYAYSKLLFDRWIAKQKTTPPYWAGLRFFNVYGPGESHKGPMASMAFHAYHQIQQEGKVRLFKSNRINYQHGEQQRDFIYVKDIANIVLFFYHKASFPSGIYNVGSGQTHTFNELIQAIFSAYPAPIQMEYIDMPEGLEDKYQYYTKADMNKLKTIGYSRKFTDLKQGISEYVHYLRSLK comes from the coding sequence ATGATCCTAATTACTGGTGGAAGCGGATTCATTGGTTCAAACATTATAGAAGCATTTAATAAAGAAGGTATATGTGATATTCTAGTTGCCGACCAACTAGATTCTACTAATAAATGGAAAAATATTGCCAATAAAAATATAGCCGACTATATAGATAAAGATAGCTTATTTAAAAAAATAAAAGAAGAAAATATTCAAGTTGTTATTCATATGGGTGCTTGTACAAATACTATGGAATCTGACGCAAAGCAAATGCTTAAAGATAATTATGATTTCAGTAAAAATCTGTGGAAATATTGCGCTGAGAAGAAGATTAAATTTATCTATGCAAGTAGTGCTTCTATTTATGGCGATGGCTCCTTTGGATTCACAGAAAATATAAACCTCAATAAGGTGACACCACTCAATCCATATGCCTATTCAAAACTACTATTTGATCGGTGGATTGCAAAACAAAAGACTACCCCTCCATATTGGGCTGGTCTAAGATTTTTCAACGTTTATGGTCCAGGTGAATCCCATAAAGGACCTATGGCAAGTATGGCTTTTCATGCCTACCATCAAATTCAACAAGAAGGAAAAGTTAGGTTGTTTAAGTCTAATCGTATAAATTATCAACATGGGGAACAACAACGGGACTTCATATATGTGAAAGATATTGCTAATATTGTTCTTTTCTTTTATCACAAAGCATCTTTTCCATCTGGTATATACAATGTAGGTTCTGGTCAGACACATACATTTAATGAACTAATTCAAGCTATTTTTTCAGCTTATCCAGCTCCTATTCAAATGGAATATATAGATATGCCTGAAGGATTAGAAGATAAGTATCAATACTACACAAAAGCTGATATGAACAAATTAAAAACAATCGGATATTCACGTAAATTTACAGACCTCAAACAAGGCATATCAGAGTATGTTCATTATCTAAGATCATTAAAGTAA
- a CDS encoding adenylyltransferase/cytidyltransferase family protein, whose protein sequence is MKTHTPTILSLNQAHKKLDQLKKRGKTIVLTNGCYDLLHVGHIASLKFAKSQGDILVVAVNNDLSVRRLKGNSRPIIPEKMRMELLSELKVVDYVILFSEDNALEVVKKLQPNIYVKSADYNLRNTPEGMEVLKYGGKIQTAPFIPDISTTSIIEKIHRILLCQKEMRK, encoded by the coding sequence TTGAAAACACACACCCCAACTATTTTATCTCTTAATCAAGCACACAAAAAACTAGATCAACTAAAAAAACGAGGAAAAACAATTGTATTGACAAACGGATGTTATGACCTTTTACACGTGGGACACATTGCCAGTCTGAAATTCGCTAAATCCCAAGGAGATATTTTAGTTGTTGCAGTCAATAATGACTTATCTGTACGTCGCTTAAAGGGTAACTCACGCCCTATCATACCAGAAAAAATGCGAATGGAACTTCTTAGCGAACTCAAAGTAGTTGATTATGTCATTTTATTTAGTGAAGATAATGCTCTTGAAGTTGTAAAAAAACTCCAACCAAATATCTATGTAAAAAGCGCAGATTATAATCTCCGAAATACACCAGAAGGAATGGAAGTTTTAAAATATGGTGGAAAAATTCAGACTGCACCTTTTATACCAGATATTTCAACAACTAGCATCATTGAAAAAATTCACAGAATTTTATTGTGTCAAAAGGAGATGAGAAAATGA
- a CDS encoding bifunctional heptose 7-phosphate kinase/heptose 1-phosphate adenyltransferase — MNTFNKKLNAKTFIVIGDLMVDEYDMGTVSRLSPEAPIPILDFTKRIRVPGGAANVAMNLASLGNHVELVGLIGNDEIGQWLKDSLNRHGVGTKGILYSNKRPTTNKVRFATIQQTLLRVDYEDSHQVEDPLINKMFAYIVQYLQNNQVDGVLVSDYNKGLISYEKKNHPFIALFKKIIKMPLLCGVDTKKSGTALSIFSGFDFIKPNLLELEKTVNIKINLSNTLPLACQNFLKISQAKTVLVTLGAEGMYHFDGTNGIHVPTVATSVHDVTGAGDTAFAVIMQSLVNGLSWIDSMRLANLAASVVIESQGTKAILLKELYRRVEFIENTHPNYFIS; from the coding sequence ATGAACACTTTCAACAAAAAACTAAATGCAAAAACATTCATTGTTATAGGCGATTTAATGGTTGATGAGTATGATATGGGAACAGTCTCTCGACTTAGCCCCGAAGCACCGATTCCAATATTAGATTTTACAAAGCGAATACGTGTCCCTGGTGGTGCCGCAAATGTAGCCATGAATCTAGCCAGCCTTGGAAACCATGTGGAATTAGTTGGCTTAATTGGTAATGATGAAATTGGACAATGGTTAAAAGATTCCCTTAATCGACATGGTGTAGGAACTAAAGGTATTCTATATAGTAACAAAAGACCCACAACAAACAAAGTACGATTTGCTACAATACAACAGACGTTGTTACGTGTTGATTACGAAGATTCACACCAGGTAGAAGATCCACTTATCAATAAAATGTTCGCATATATCGTACAATATTTACAAAACAATCAAGTAGATGGTGTACTTGTTTCCGACTATAACAAAGGTTTAATATCTTATGAAAAAAAGAATCATCCTTTCATTGCTCTCTTCAAAAAAATTATTAAAATGCCATTATTATGCGGCGTTGATACAAAAAAAAGTGGAACTGCTCTAAGTATTTTTTCAGGATTTGATTTCATAAAGCCTAATCTATTAGAGTTAGAGAAGACCGTCAACATAAAGATCAATTTAAGTAATACATTGCCATTGGCTTGCCAAAATTTTTTAAAAATTAGTCAGGCTAAAACGGTGCTTGTCACATTAGGTGCAGAAGGGATGTATCACTTTGATGGTACTAATGGCATACATGTTCCTACAGTTGCAACAAGTGTTCATGATGTAACTGGAGCAGGAGATACAGCATTTGCAGTTATTATGCAATCTCTAGTAAATGGACTGAGTTGGATTGATTCCATGCGTTTAGCAAATTTGGCTGCATCCGTTGTTATTGAATCCCAAGGAACAAAAGCGATTTTACTAAAAGAATTGTATAGGAGAGTGGAATTCATTGAAAACACACACCCCAACTATTTTATCTCTTAA
- a CDS encoding D-glycero-alpha-D-manno-heptose-1,7-bisphosphate 7-phosphatase, which translates to MTKKAVFLDRDGTIIVDYGYVHKPSQVELLPGIIEALVTLKKLDFELIIISNQSGIGRGYFTKKDVDLVNAHLQSLLKAHGIELSGIYYCPHSPDDRCDCRKPKPALILQALKDHGIDPKHSYFVGDKWTDVQAAIRAGVPPVLLSKEHTISMNTIPVLIVDSLLEWTKLIDQGDM; encoded by the coding sequence ATGACTAAAAAAGCTGTATTTTTAGACCGGGATGGCACCATCATTGTAGATTATGGGTATGTTCATAAGCCTAGTCAAGTGGAGCTTCTTCCTGGAATCATTGAAGCATTAGTCACACTAAAAAAATTAGATTTTGAATTAATTATTATTTCTAATCAGTCAGGAATTGGTCGTGGATATTTTACAAAAAAAGACGTAGATCTTGTTAATGCGCATTTGCAAAGTTTATTAAAAGCACATGGCATCGAATTGTCAGGGATTTATTATTGTCCTCATAGCCCAGATGATAGATGTGACTGTAGAAAGCCTAAACCTGCACTAATATTACAAGCCTTAAAAGATCATGGAATTGATCCTAAACACTCCTACTTTGTGGGGGATAAATGGACAGATGTACAGGCTGCAATAAGGGCTGGTGTTCCGCCAGTTCTCCTTTCCAAGGAGCATACTATTTCTATGAATACCATTCCCGTTCTAATAGTAGATTCTTTACTAGAATGGACAAAACTTATTGATCAGGGGGATATGTGA
- a CDS encoding D-sedoheptulose-7-phosphate isomerase, with protein MEKLKSLLMNRIDLFNQLTKADEILLQIHQVGQLLKSAVYGGSMVLICGNGGSAAQAQHMAGEIVGRFLVERNGLPALALPADSVTLTALGNDYGYNEIFARQVTAFKDSAKLLFLLSTSGNSKNLLKAASIAKTYGIKTIGLLGRDGGALKKLCNFPIVVPSYSTPEIQEMHLAIIHILCQYVDGEQQ; from the coding sequence ATGGAAAAGCTAAAATCTCTACTAATGAATCGAATAGACCTCTTTAATCAACTGACCAAAGCTGATGAAATATTATTGCAAATTCACCAAGTTGGCCAATTGTTAAAATCTGCAGTATATGGAGGGTCTATGGTGCTAATTTGTGGTAATGGGGGAAGTGCTGCTCAAGCACAGCATATGGCTGGTGAGATTGTGGGAAGATTTTTAGTTGAACGAAATGGCTTACCAGCCCTTGCTCTACCCGCTGATTCAGTGACACTCACAGCCCTTGGCAATGATTATGGCTATAATGAAATATTCGCACGTCAAGTTACAGCCTTTAAAGATTCAGCAAAATTATTATTTCTCCTTTCCACTTCTGGAAATTCAAAGAATTTGTTAAAAGCTGCATCTATTGCAAAAACTTACGGAATAAAAACAATAGGGCTCTTAGGAAGAGATGGTGGTGCATTAAAAAAACTATGTAATTTTCCCATTGTTGTTCCTTCCTATTCTACACCTGAGATTCAGGAAATGCATTTAGCTATTATCCATATCCTTTGTCAATATGTGGATGGTGAACAGCAATGA
- a CDS encoding glycosyltransferase family 9 protein — MKLHASKDLASNSISNSTEYANLWPHISISKEFRKNIKNKLIAHKFPYTTNILIKTGGLGDFVQLTPVAKALKIKYPLRPVVAVINHSISIFDEHPYIDLAINCGNMHHQVVVKSLIDLVENVFDVRYISRAYGTWKNTDCYYANSWFYDHFPQSGLYAYKLNQHVCDLMLYSLGLDHYANCNDVFIAPDLMIKKVSGDYVVVSNSPGSIEGGLKRWTSEEWDELIKWLHLKKIIPVQLGLRKDPLIHSTVMDLRGKTTPRQAAGYLKLSKGYVGIEGGLSNLAKAVGTPSVVIFGPTSAINFAYPDTHVVTNKLCPTCLWSELWPQVKCLKGNKTCLNLPDWKSVATEVSKMLKKGDA; from the coding sequence ATGAAACTTCATGCATCAAAGGATTTAGCTAGCAATAGTATCTCTAATTCTACAGAATACGCTAACCTTTGGCCACATATATCCATATCAAAGGAATTTAGAAAAAATATAAAAAACAAACTCATTGCTCATAAATTTCCTTACACCACAAATATTTTAATTAAAACAGGTGGTTTGGGTGATTTTGTTCAGTTAACACCTGTAGCAAAAGCACTAAAAATCAAGTATCCACTTCGTCCTGTGGTTGCTGTTATTAACCACTCAATTTCCATATTTGATGAACATCCATATATCGATTTAGCCATAAATTGTGGCAATATGCATCATCAAGTAGTGGTCAAGAGTTTAATAGACCTTGTAGAAAATGTATTTGATGTTCGCTACATTAGTCGTGCCTATGGTACCTGGAAAAATACTGATTGTTATTACGCAAATTCTTGGTTCTATGATCATTTTCCTCAATCTGGACTATATGCATATAAGCTTAATCAACATGTGTGTGATCTTATGCTATATTCCCTTGGACTTGATCATTATGCTAATTGTAACGATGTGTTTATCGCACCAGATTTAATGATAAAAAAGGTTTCAGGAGATTATGTTGTGGTAAGTAATAGCCCAGGAAGTATAGAAGGTGGGTTAAAAAGATGGACATCCGAAGAGTGGGACGAACTGATTAAGTGGCTTCATTTGAAAAAAATTATTCCTGTTCAACTAGGCCTTAGAAAAGATCCACTAATCCATTCAACAGTAATGGATTTAAGAGGTAAAACTACACCTCGGCAAGCAGCTGGTTATCTGAAATTATCTAAAGGTTATGTTGGTATTGAGGGAGGACTTTCTAATCTTGCTAAAGCAGTAGGAACACCATCAGTAGTCATCTTCGGTCCTACATCAGCTATTAACTTTGCTTACCCAGATACTCATGTGGTCACTAATAAACTGTGCCCGACTTGTTTATGGAGTGAACTTTGGCCTCAAGTAAAATGTTTAAAGGGTAACAAAACTTGTTTAAATCTTCCTGATTGGAAAAGTGTTGCTACTGAAGTATCTAAAATGTTAAAAAAAGGTGATGCGTAA
- a CDS encoding exonuclease SbcCD subunit D — MRILHTSDWHLGKNLENASRIEEQEKFIDDFVEIVEENNIDLVMIAGDIYDHSNPSAKAEKMFYRALKKISKDGERIVLIIAGNHDNPERLVAASPLAYEQGIILLDKPKCKAEVGPCGKHKIVDSEEGCLEIEINGERAVIVAMPYPSEKRLNEVIYDSIEEENRQKSYSQRLGELFQELSKKYREDTINLAVSHLFVIGGEESASERNIQLGGSLAVRASDLPLKAQYIALGHLHRPQEIKNKNTKIVYAGSPLQYSKSERGYSKCCYRVEVSAGCEAKVEKILLKNYKPIEVWKCENVEDAIKMCEENRERDVWVYFEIKTDQYITQEDIKAMKGFKKDILEIKPIVEGHEEEEVSYDLKEKNIDELFKEFYYSQRSVNPTKEIMDLFLKVASEEGDEE, encoded by the coding sequence ATGAGAATTTTACATACTTCTGATTGGCATTTAGGGAAAAATCTTGAAAATGCCAGTAGAATAGAGGAGCAAGAAAAATTTATTGATGATTTTGTGGAAATTGTTGAAGAAAATAATATAGACTTAGTGATGATTGCTGGAGATATTTATGATCATAGTAATCCTTCGGCCAAAGCTGAAAAGATGTTTTATAGAGCACTAAAGAAAATATCAAAAGATGGAGAGCGGATTGTTTTAATTATTGCTGGAAATCATGACAATCCTGAAAGATTAGTAGCAGCGAGTCCTTTAGCCTATGAGCAGGGGATCATCTTACTTGATAAGCCTAAGTGTAAGGCAGAGGTAGGACCATGTGGAAAACATAAAATTGTAGATAGTGAGGAAGGTTGTTTAGAAATAGAAATCAATGGAGAAAGAGCTGTTATTGTAGCCATGCCTTATCCTAGTGAGAAAAGGTTAAATGAAGTGATTTATGATAGCATTGAGGAAGAGAATCGCCAAAAGAGCTATAGTCAAAGATTAGGAGAACTCTTTCAAGAATTATCTAAAAAATATCGAGAGGATACGATTAATCTAGCCGTATCCCATCTTTTTGTAATCGGTGGAGAAGAATCAGCATCAGAGAGAAATATTCAGCTAGGAGGAAGCTTGGCAGTAAGGGCATCTGATTTACCATTAAAGGCCCAATATATAGCCCTTGGACATTTGCACAGACCTCAAGAAATCAAAAACAAAAATACAAAGATTGTTTATGCAGGCTCTCCTCTTCAGTATAGTAAAAGTGAGAGGGGCTATAGTAAATGCTGTTATAGGGTAGAGGTATCTGCTGGGTGTGAAGCGAAGGTTGAAAAAATACTACTAAAAAATTATAAGCCTATAGAAGTATGGAAATGTGAAAATGTAGAAGATGCTATAAAAATGTGTGAAGAAAATAGGGAAAGAGATGTATGGGTATATTTTGAAATCAAAACAGATCAATATATTACGCAAGAAGATATAAAAGCCATGAAAGGGTTTAAAAAGGATATATTGGAAATAAAACCTATTGTTGAGGGACATGAGGAGGAAGAAGTTTCTTATGATTTAAAGGAAAAAAACATAGATGAATTATTCAAAGAGTTTTATTATAGTCAAAGAAGTGTAAATCCTACAAAAGAAATTATGGACTTATTTTTAAAAGTAGCCAGTGAGGAAGGAGATGAAGAATAG